The region GATCATGAAGGTCATCGCGACGAAGAAGATCATGATCGTGCCGTGTGCGCTAAACACCTGATCGTAATGGTCCGACGGCAGATATCCGGCATTGCCGTACGCCATCGCCTGCTGCGATCGCATCAGCAGCGCATCGGAAAACCCGCGCAGCAGCATCACGCCCCCCAGCAGGCAATACATCACGCCGATCCGCTTGTGATCGACGCTGGTGATCCATTCGCGCCACAGATAGGGGAAGTATCCGGCGCGCCACGTCCAGCCCAGGATGCCGAGAATGACCAGGGCGACCACGCCCGAGGCGACCATCGGGATCGGCTCGTTCAGCGGCACAGCGTCCCAGCCGAGCTTGCCGAACAGGAAGCTTGTATCCGTGGTCATTGCTGCCTGCCGTCCTTCGCGCGCTTCGCCGACAGCGTGCCGGAATCCTTGACCACCGCATCGAACAGGCCGGGCGGGACCGCGCGATAGGTATAGGGTTTCACGTCCTCGCTATCTTTCAGCAGAGCGAGATAGCCGGCGCGATCGAGCACCGGCCCGCCGGCCTTCGCACCCGCGACCCAGCCGGCGAACTGTTCGGGCGACACCGCGTCCATCCGGAACGTCATGCCGGGAAAGCCCTTGCCGCTATAATGCGCCGACAGGCCGCGATAGCTGCCCGGTTTATCGGCCTGCAGATGCAGCTTCGTCTCCATGCCCGCCATCGCATAGATCTGTCCGCCGAGTTGCGGCACGAACAGGCTGTTCATCACGGTCGCCGAGGTGATGCGGAAGCTGACCGGCACGCCGACCGGCGCGACGACGCGGTTGATGCTGGCGATACCCTGATCGGGATAGACGAACAGCCATTTCCAATCGAGCGCGACCACATCGACACGGATCGGCGCAACTTTCGAGGCTAGCGGCTGCGACGGATCGAGATCGTGGCTGCCGATCCATGCCACCCCGCCGAGGAAGATCACGACCAGAGCGGGTATCGACCATACGAGCAGTTCCAGCCGCCCGGAATAGGCGAAATCGGGACGATATTCGGCGCGCGTGTTGCCGGCGCGAAACCACCAGGCGAAGGCCAAGGTGGCGAGGATCGTCGGCACGACGATCGCCAGCATGATCGCCAGGGAATTCAGCAGCACCAGCCGGTCGCCCACCCCAACCGGCCCGGCGGGATCGAGCACGCCCGGCGCGCATCCGCCGAGCAATAGCGGCGCGGCGAGACGGTATTGCGAGGTGCGGGAGAAAATCGGCGCGGTCACGCCCGCGATGCTACGCCCGCGCGGCGCGTCCGACCAGCGGGAAGGGATAGATATGGGTCAAGTGGGGCTGCTGCTTGCTCCCCTCCCTGGTAGGGAGGGGTTGGGGGTGGGTCGGTATGGGGTGGGGACAGCACTTCCTTGAGAGCGACCAACCCCCGCCCCCTCCCTTCCAGGGAGGGGAGAGGCAGTTAAGGCCGATACACGCGCTCGACATGCCCACGCAGATCGGCGCGCCGGAACCAGACGGGCTTCGTCTTGTGCGCGACGAACAACGCCGCCTGATCGGCGTAATGCGCCGAGTCCGGTCGCGTTGTCGCCGCGCCGTAGGGTTGGATCGAGGTGGACGAGACCCGCCCGGCTTTGTCCCACGCCATGAACATGATGAAGCTGTCGCCATGCTTCACCACCAGTCGCCCATCCGGCGCCTCGTCCCAGGTCGAGGCGGCGCGCAGCACGTCCGGCGCGCCGTCCAGGGGCAGATCGACCTTGCCCTGACGCAAGCGCAACACCGTACCGAGCGGGGGATCGAGCCGGCCGAAATACTTGGTCAGATACGCCGCCGCCTTGGCCAGTTCCTCGCGCGGATCCTTTTCCGGCTTGCGCGTGTAATGCCAGGATTGCCCGGCGCGCAGCAGGATCGCGGCGAGCGCCTCGGCCGGATTGTTGCCATCGAAGCGCCAGTTCCATTTCGCCATCAGCGCCTGGGCCGCGACCAGTTGGCGCTCGCCCTTCGGATCGACCTTCGCGATATCGTCATACCAGCGCGCCGCCCAGCTCAGCCGGCTGACCCCGGTATCGTATTTGATCCGGTGCAGATCCGCGTCGCTGATCTTGCCGTCCAGCCCCATCAGCTCGACCGCGCGCGTGCCGCGATTGGTCGTGTCGGTCTCGATGCCAAGCAAAGGCGACCAGTCCTTCGGATTCATCTCCGATCCCGCGCCCGCCGCCTGGAACGGCGTGTTGTTGGCGTTGACCAGAAAGCCCGAGGCCGGGTTCACATTGCGCGGCACGCTCGCCCACGGCACCGTCCCCGCCATCAGGTCGCGCGACGTGTCGCCGGGCAGCACCTGCCGGTAATCGTAGCCCGGCTTCCGGTTGGGGAATGCGGCGTTGTAGAAATAGGCGATGTTGCCCGCCGCGTCACCGTATAGGAAATTGGTCGCCGACACGCCCTGGATCGCCAGCGCCTTCTGCCACGCGGCGAAATCGGTCGCTCGGGTCAGGCGGTAATATTCCTCGACCATGCGCACCTGATCCGCGCCGCCATAGCGCATCGCGTAAGCACCGCTTTTGTTGACGATCACCGGCCCCTGCACCGCGCGGTAGACCGTCTTCGGCACCGGCAGGACGAACGGCCCGAACCTCACGTGCAGCCAGACGCGCATCGCCTCCAGCGGCAGGGACTTCCCATCGAAGCGGTAATGCGTCCCGTTCGGCTCCATCGCCAGCTTGTAGACATCGACCAGATCGGGCCGGTTGACCGTGTTGGTCCAGCCCAGATGCTCGTTATGCCCCAGCACCGGGAACGGCACGCCGGGAAAGGTCGCGCCGGCGAAGTTCCATCCACTGCCCGAATGCACGACCAGTTCGTACCACGCCACCGGCCCCTTCCACGGCTGATGCGAATTGGAGACGACGCGCGTGAAACCGTCCGACGACCGCTTCGGCGCGACGACGAACGCGTTGGAGCCGTTCATGTTGCCTTCGCTGGCATCCTGTCCGGCCGGCAGCGCGGAAGGATCGGGCGAATCCGGCGTTGCTCCTGCGGTTTCCTTCGGCAAGGGCGTGTCGCCGGAGAGCGCGCCGAGCACCTGATCCAGCCCGAAGAAGAATGGCGTCCTGAGCACGAAGCCGGTCGCGATGTCGCGCCCATCGACCGGGAACAGCTTGCGCAGGCGCACCTCGCCCGGGTGCCTGTCGGCATAATGGTTGAGGCCCGAGGCATAGCCGTCGAGCAATGCGCGCACATCGGCCGGTTGCTTGTCGTAATCCCGGTCCACCGTCGCGCGCGCGCCGAGCAGCGCCAGCGCATAATCCACCTTCGCTCCGTCCGCGCCGGTCAGCGCGCCAAGGCGCCCGCGCGACATCGCGACCGCCTCCTGCAGGGTCGAGAAATCGTCCTCGGCATGGGCATAGGCCACGCCGTACGCGACATCCGGATCGGTCTTGCCGAAGATGTGCGGCACGCCGAACCTGTCGCGCGCGATGACGGTGTCGTAGCGATACGGCGGCGGCGGCGCGGGGGTCGTGGCGGAGAGTGGCTCCCACACCATCAGCCCGATCGCGACGACGATCAGGAGCAGCGCGAAGCCGAGCAGAGCATTGCGAAGCTTGCGCATGACGTTCCTCACCTAATTTCGACTGTGGTATGCCCCGGTTACGGCCGTGTCGACCCGCCAATGCACCGCACTGCTTGTGTGACGAAAATATCACACTACATCTTGCCTGCAACTCAACAGGGCTGACCATGAACCTCGAAAAATTCACCGACCGCGCCAAAGGCTTCCTGCAATCCGCACAGACCGTCGCGATCCGCATGAGCCACCAGCGCATCGCGCCCGAGCATATCCTGAAGGCGCTGCTGGAGGACGATCAGGGCATGGCCGCCGGCTTGATCGCGGCCGCCGGTGGCGACGCGAAGAAAGCGGTGACCGAGACCGATCTCGCGCTATCGAAGATCCCGAGCGTGTCGGGCGGCGGCGCGCAGCAGACGCCCGGCCTCGACAACGACGCGGTGCGGGTGCTCGATTCCGCCGAGCAGATCGCGCAGAAATCGGGCGACAGCTTCGTCACCGTCGAACGCCTGCTCGTCGCGCTCGCGCTCGCATTCAGCTCCGCCGCGGGCAAGGCGCTGAAGACGGCGGGCATCACGCCCGAGGGCGTGAACGCCGCGATCAACCAGATGCGCAACGGCCGCACTGCCGACAGCGCCGGGGCCGAGGACAAGTTCGATGCGCTGAAGAAATTCGCCCGCGATCTGACCCAGGCGGCGCGCGACGGCAAGCTCGATCCGGTCATCGGCCGTGACGAGGAGATCCGCCGTACGATCCAGATCCTCGCGCGCCGCACCAAGAACAATCCCGTGCTGATCGGCGAACCCGGCGTCGGCAAGACCGCCATCGCCGAAGGGCTCGCGTTGCGCATCGCCAATGGCGACGTGCCCGATACGCTGAAGGGCCGCCGCCTGATGTCGCTCGACATGGGCAGCCTGATCGCGGGCGCCAAATATCGCGGCGAATTCGAGGAGCGGCTGAAAGGCGTGCTCGACGAGGTGAAGGCCGCCGATGGCGACATCATTCTGTTCATCGACGAGATGCACACCTTGGTCGGTGCGGGCAAAGGCGAGGGCGCGATGGACGCGTCGAACCTGCTGAAACCGGCGCTGGCGCGCGGCGAACTGCATTGCATCGGCGCGACCACGCTCGACGAATATCGCAAGCATGTCGAGAAGGATCCCGCGCTGCAGCGCCGCTTCCAGCCGGTGTTCGCCGACGAGCCGACGGTCGAGGACACGATCTCGATCCTGCGCGGCCTCAAGGAGAAATACGAACTCCATCACGGTGTGCGCATCACCGATGGCGCGATCGTCGCCTCGGCGACGCTGTCGAACCGCTACATCACCGATCGCTTCCTGCCCGACAAGGCGATCGACCTGATGGACGAGGCGGCGAGCCGCATCCGCATGGAGGTGGAGAGCAAGCCCGAGGAGATCGAGACCCTCGACCGCCGCATCATCCAGCTCAAGATCGAGCGCGAAGCATTGAAGCGCGAGAGCGATGCCGCCTCGAAGGACCGGCTCGTCACGCTGGAGGGCGAACTGGCCAATCTCGAACAGCAATCCGCCGAACTGACCACGCGCTGGCAGGCCGAGAAGGACAAGATCGCCTCCGAAGCGAAGCTGAAGGAACAGCTCGACGCCGCGCGGCTCGAACTCGAACAGGCGCAGCGCGCGGGCGATCTCGGCAAGGCTGGCGAGCTGTCCTACGGGCGCATCCCCGGGCTGGAGAAGCAATTGGCGGATGCAGCCGGCGCAACCAAGGGCGCGATGCTGCGCGAGGAGGTCACCGCCGACGATATCGCCGGCGTCGTCAGCCGCTGGACCGGCATTCCGGTCGATCGCATGCTGGAGGGCGAGCGCGCCAAATTGCTCGGCATGGAAGAGGCGATCGGCAAGCGCGTGATCGGCCAACAACAGGCCGTGCGCGCCGTCTCCACCGCCGTGCGCCGTGCCCGCGCCGGGTTGCAGGAGGCGAACCGGCCGCTCGGATCGTTCCTGTTCCTGGGCCCGACCGGCGTCGGCAAGACCGAACTGACCAAGGCGCTGGCCGAATTCCTGTTCGACGATCCCAGCGCGATGGTGCGCATCGACATGAGCGAGTTCATGGAGAAGCACGCCGTCGCCCGCCTGATCGGCGCACCTCCGGGCTATGTCGGGTACGAGGAAGGCGGCGTGCTGACCGAAGCCGTGCGCCGCCGCCCCTATCAGGTGATCCTGTTCGACGAGGTCGAGAAGGCGCATGGCGATGTGTTCAACATCTTGCTCCAGGTATTGGACGATGGCCGCCTGACCGACGGGCAGGGCCGCACGGTGGATTTCAGCAACACGCTGATCATCCTGACGTCCAACCTCGGCAGCCAGTATCTGACCGGACTGGCGGACGGCGAGGACGTGTCGAGCGTGGAGCCGCAGGTGATGGAGATCGTCCGCAGCCACTTCCGCCCGGAATTCCTCAACCGGCTGGACGAGATCATCCTGTTCCACCGCCTCGGGCAATCGGAAATGGCCCCGATCGTCGACATCCAGGTGTCGCGCATCGGCAAGCTGCTGGCCGACCGCAAGATCACACTCGACCTGACGGAGGGCGCACGCCTGTGGCTGGGGCGCGTGGGCTATGATCCTGTCTACGGCGCGCGCCCCCTAAAGCGCGCGGTCCAACGCTATCTGCAAGATCCGCTCGCCGACCTCATCCTGCGCGGCGACGTGAAGGACGGCGCCACCGTGCGGGTTGAGGAGGGCGATGGGAGGTTGGTGTTGGCTATGGAGTGAGCAATCCTAGTCGGTGATCTGCGCCCGCGAATCGTAACCGTGTGCGTCCGCCAGCGGGAAGAATGCGCGCAGCAGGGCCCGCTCGGCGGGGCGGATGTGAGGGTTCCAGACATCGAAGATTAGGATTGCGCGCATTTGGTCCGACTCGTTCCAAGCCTCGTGCTCGATCGTATCGTCGAACGCCCAAGCCTCTCCCGCCCGCCAAACCCGCGTCTCGCCACCAACGCGAAAACGACAGCCGTCGGGCACGATCAGCGGCAGATGGATGATGGTGCGGACGTTGCTCACCCCGGTATGTGCCGGCAAATGCGTCTCAGGGCGTAGCACCGAGAAAAATACCGTTGGCGCTCGGGCCGGAAGATCGGCAAGCGGCAATGCTTCGATTGCCGCTGTGGTTTGCGGGCAGCGTGCGCAGGCGGCATCATCGCGTATGCCGTTCTTCCAAAGATGGAAAGCGCTCCAATCGAGGTTATGGTCGAGCGGTGACCATTTGTTTTCCGGCGTTCCCGCCGGCATCGCGACATAAGGTGAAAAGCCAGCCGATGCCTCGGCGAACAGCGCCTCGCACTCGCTGCGGATTATGGCGGTCTTTGCTTCGATGTCCTCAAGCCATGAGAAGTGACGGCGATCGAAGAATTCATCCGCCGGAAGAAACGGGAAATGCAGTCCCGCGCATTGATTAGAGTAGATTTGGCGTCGCCCGAGCAGATGATCGATGCTGGCATCGAATCGCCGACGATCCGCACCGTCGATCGCACTTCTGGCGTCGGCAAGCCCTTGATCAAGCGCGGCAGCGAAATCCGCCTGCTGCGCGGTGACATAGGACCGGGCATGCGACAGCATCTCATCGATTGCCGGGCTTCGTTCATCCATCTGCACGCCTAGCGCCAAAACGCCGGACCAACGCTCCGCTGCTTGCGCCGTGGCTTCCAATCGCTCGAATAATTCGGCCAGCCGCACCAGCGCCATGAAATGATGCTGGTCGATCGCCAGCGCACCTTCCAGCGCAGCCTGCTCGCCCACGGCATCGCCGCTCGACCGCAGCGCGCGCGCGAGATTTAGGTGCAATTCGGGGGCGTTCGGATCTGCCAGCGTGGCGCGCCGGAACATGGCGGCGGCGGCGGCAAAGTCCTCTCGCGTGAGTGCTTGAAACCCGAGAATATTGAGGGCCAGCGGATGCTCACCACTACCAACGAGTATCTCGTGACAGAGCTTCGCCGCTTGGTCGTGCCGCCCCGCGCGCTGCGCCTGACTGGCCGCAGCCAATGCATTTTGAAGGTCCGTTTGATTCATTGTCATCTCAGCTCCTCTATATCCGCTACTTCCCCTAGACAAACAGCGCGCATGCCGGGCACTACCGCGGGCGATGAACGCGCGTTTACAAACCATGGTTGGCCTTGCGCCAATGGCTGCGGCCCGCGATCCCGCTTGGCTCCCGCACCGTTACGATCCGTCACAGGATGCCATACAGTTCCTGCCTGTGCCCCGCGCTATGCACCAGCAAGTGACCTTTATTACCGACGAGTATCTGCCGAAAGGTCTCGCATCCATTGTCCTGCCGCGCACGCAGGCGAAGATCGGCACGCCGTCCGAAGCGCCGCTGCATTTCGTGTTCCATTCTGCGTTTTGCTGTTCGACAATGCTGGCACGCGCTTTCGAACGACCTGGCTGGGCGATGGGTCTCAAAGAACCCGTTATCCTCAACGATATCGTGGGGTGGCGTCGGCGCGGTGGGCAAGGTGCTGACATGGCGACCGTGCTCGACGATGTGCTGGCACTGCTCGCGCGACCATTTGCGCCGGGCGAGGCGGTGATCGTCAAGCCGTCCAACATCGTCAACTGTCTCGCTGCGGCGATCCTGACCTTGCGCCCGAACGCCCGTGCTGTCCTGCTTCACGCACCTTTACGCACCTATCTCGGTTCGATCGCACGTAAGGGGATGGACGGTCGGTTGTGGGTTCGCACGTTGCTGCAGGGGCTGATGGACGACAAGTTGGTCGATTTCGGCTTTACGCCGCGCGACTATCTCGGCCTGACGGACATGCAGGCGGCGGCGGTGGGCTGGCTTGCGCAGCAAGGGCTGTTCGCGCGACTAATCGAACAGTTCGGGCCGAAGCGTGTCGCAACGATCGACAGTGCGGCGGTCACCGGCGACCCCTCCGCGACGATGCGCGCGCTGGCGACGCTATTCGGCTTGCCACTGGAGGTGGCCACGCTAGACGAGATTCTCGCAGGTCCGGCTTTTACCCGACATTCGAAATTGGAGACAGCCTTCACGGCGGGAGATCGCGCGCAGGAGGTTGCCGACGGCAATCGCCTGCATGCTCCCGAAATTGAGATGGTCGCACATTGGGCCGAAGTCGTTGCAGAGACGATGAACGTGCCAGTCGTCCTTCCGGCACCACTGTTATCACGATGATCGACGATCTGGCAGCCTTGGCGCAATCGGGCGTCGCGGCGTTGCAGCGCGGCGATCCAGCCGCCGCCCGTGCGGCTTTCGAGCAGATCGACCGTGCCGGGCGCGGCACGCATCAGTTGCGCCTGTTGCTGGCACAGGCCTGCATGCTGGCAAGCGACGGCGCGGCGGCGCATCGTGCGCTGGATCAGGTGCTCGATGCGGAACCCACCAACCTGTACGCCCTCATCCTACGCGGCGATCTGTATCGCGACGCCGACGACCCCCGCGCGGCGGTCAGTTGGTATCAGGCGGCGCTGGCCCTGGCACCACGTGCCGGCACCCTGCCACCAGATCTGATCGATGCCCTGCGCCGCGCCGAGGGGGCGGTCGCCCAAGCTGGCGCGACGTTCCAGGCCGCGTTGGACGAAGCTCTGTCCGATGCGGGGCTGGGAGCACCTGCCCCCGGTTCCCGCCTTACCGAGGCGATGGACATTCTGGCGGGCCGCGCGGAAGTTCATCTCCAG is a window of Sphingomonas sp. Leaf357 DNA encoding:
- a CDS encoding aspartyl/asparaginyl beta-hydroxylase domain-containing protein, with the protein product MNQTDLQNALAAASQAQRAGRHDQAAKLCHEILVGSGEHPLALNILGFQALTREDFAAAAAMFRRATLADPNAPELHLNLARALRSSGDAVGEQAALEGALAIDQHHFMALVRLAELFERLEATAQAAERWSGVLALGVQMDERSPAIDEMLSHARSYVTAQQADFAAALDQGLADARSAIDGADRRRFDASIDHLLGRRQIYSNQCAGLHFPFLPADEFFDRRHFSWLEDIEAKTAIIRSECEALFAEASAGFSPYVAMPAGTPENKWSPLDHNLDWSAFHLWKNGIRDDAACARCPQTTAAIEALPLADLPARAPTVFFSVLRPETHLPAHTGVSNVRTIIHLPLIVPDGCRFRVGGETRVWRAGEAWAFDDTIEHEAWNESDQMRAILIFDVWNPHIRPAERALLRAFFPLADAHGYDSRAQITD
- the clpB gene encoding ATP-dependent chaperone ClpB, with product MNLEKFTDRAKGFLQSAQTVAIRMSHQRIAPEHILKALLEDDQGMAAGLIAAAGGDAKKAVTETDLALSKIPSVSGGGAQQTPGLDNDAVRVLDSAEQIAQKSGDSFVTVERLLVALALAFSSAAGKALKTAGITPEGVNAAINQMRNGRTADSAGAEDKFDALKKFARDLTQAARDGKLDPVIGRDEEIRRTIQILARRTKNNPVLIGEPGVGKTAIAEGLALRIANGDVPDTLKGRRLMSLDMGSLIAGAKYRGEFEERLKGVLDEVKAADGDIILFIDEMHTLVGAGKGEGAMDASNLLKPALARGELHCIGATTLDEYRKHVEKDPALQRRFQPVFADEPTVEDTISILRGLKEKYELHHGVRITDGAIVASATLSNRYITDRFLPDKAIDLMDEAASRIRMEVESKPEEIETLDRRIIQLKIEREALKRESDAASKDRLVTLEGELANLEQQSAELTTRWQAEKDKIASEAKLKEQLDAARLELEQAQRAGDLGKAGELSYGRIPGLEKQLADAAGATKGAMLREEVTADDIAGVVSRWTGIPVDRMLEGERAKLLGMEEAIGKRVIGQQQAVRAVSTAVRRARAGLQEANRPLGSFLFLGPTGVGKTELTKALAEFLFDDPSAMVRIDMSEFMEKHAVARLIGAPPGYVGYEEGGVLTEAVRRRPYQVILFDEVEKAHGDVFNILLQVLDDGRLTDGQGRTVDFSNTLIILTSNLGSQYLTGLADGEDVSSVEPQVMEIVRSHFRPEFLNRLDEIILFHRLGQSEMAPIVDIQVSRIGKLLADRKITLDLTEGARLWLGRVGYDPVYGARPLKRAVQRYLQDPLADLILRGDVKDGATVRVEEGDGRLVLAME
- the cyoA gene encoding ubiquinol oxidase subunit II — protein: MTAPIFSRTSQYRLAAPLLLGGCAPGVLDPAGPVGVGDRLVLLNSLAIMLAIVVPTILATLAFAWWFRAGNTRAEYRPDFAYSGRLELLVWSIPALVVIFLGGVAWIGSHDLDPSQPLASKVAPIRVDVVALDWKWLFVYPDQGIASINRVVAPVGVPVSFRITSATVMNSLFVPQLGGQIYAMAGMETKLHLQADKPGSYRGLSAHYSGKGFPGMTFRMDAVSPEQFAGWVAGAKAGGPVLDRAGYLALLKDSEDVKPYTYRAVPPGLFDAVVKDSGTLSAKRAKDGRQQ
- a CDS encoding penicillin acylase family protein, which gives rise to MRKLRNALLGFALLLIVVAIGLMVWEPLSATTPAPPPPYRYDTVIARDRFGVPHIFGKTDPDVAYGVAYAHAEDDFSTLQEAVAMSRGRLGALTGADGAKVDYALALLGARATVDRDYDKQPADVRALLDGYASGLNHYADRHPGEVRLRKLFPVDGRDIATGFVLRTPFFFGLDQVLGALSGDTPLPKETAGATPDSPDPSALPAGQDASEGNMNGSNAFVVAPKRSSDGFTRVVSNSHQPWKGPVAWYELVVHSGSGWNFAGATFPGVPFPVLGHNEHLGWTNTVNRPDLVDVYKLAMEPNGTHYRFDGKSLPLEAMRVWLHVRFGPFVLPVPKTVYRAVQGPVIVNKSGAYAMRYGGADQVRMVEEYYRLTRATDFAAWQKALAIQGVSATNFLYGDAAGNIAYFYNAAFPNRKPGYDYRQVLPGDTSRDLMAGTVPWASVPRNVNPASGFLVNANNTPFQAAGAGSEMNPKDWSPLLGIETDTTNRGTRAVELMGLDGKISDADLHRIKYDTGVSRLSWAARWYDDIAKVDPKGERQLVAAQALMAKWNWRFDGNNPAEALAAILLRAGQSWHYTRKPEKDPREELAKAAAYLTKYFGRLDPPLGTVLRLRQGKVDLPLDGAPDVLRAASTWDEAPDGRLVVKHGDSFIMFMAWDKAGRVSSTSIQPYGAATTRPDSAHYADQAALFVAHKTKPVWFRRADLRGHVERVYRP